CACCCGGGAGCGGGTCCGGCAGATAGAGGCCAAGGCCCTTCGGAAGCTCAAGCACCCCAGCAGGCTCAGGGCACTGAGAACGCTGATATCGTAAGCGTCCGGCTGAACGCACAGAAAAGCCCCGCTCCAAGGAGCGGGGCTTTTTTCACGTCCGGGCCGTTTCTCAGCGGGCCAAGCCGCTGACCTCGTCGCCCTTCTTCACCTCGTTTCTGCTTTCCTTGATGAGGGCCAGGGAAGTCGACTCCCGCACGTTGACCAGCTGGATGACCGAGTTTCGCCGGTCGTCGGTGCCCGGAAACAGGGTCATGAGCAGGTCGCCCTCCTGCAGTTGGTCCTCCTTCCCCTTGTCGATGAAGACGGCCTCGAACTGCCCGTTTAAACGTTTCATGTATTTGGAGGCCACGACATATCCGCCCACCTGGGGAGTGCGGGCCTCCCCCGTCAGGAAGGGCGGGAGCACCTCGTAGTAGTCGTCCAGGACGTCACCCTCGACGATGGAATCGAAGGCCTCGGTCACCCTGGCCTTGAGCCGCTTCGTGCCCGCCTCCTCGGCAACCACGGTGCCGCGCACCCGCACGAGCCACCCCAGGAACTTCCCCGTCTCGGGGTGCTTCACCTTGGCCTCCTTGCGGATGACGTAGAACTTCTGGCCCACCTCGGTGGGACGGTCCGTCTCGATGTATATCCTCGAGCCCGTCCCGTAGAGGGTCTCGCCGCGCATCGCCCCGGTAATCCTCCCCACACGGGGCACGTCCTTGGTGATGTAGCCGCTCTCAAGGAGAGCCTCGCGGGTGATGAGGGGCTTGAGCGTCGTGACCTCAAGGTCCTGGCCGTCCTTCCTCGTGGCCTCCGCCTCGGTTTGCGCGGGGGTCTCCGCCCCGGTTTCCGACGCGGGCTCCTGGGTGGCCTTCACCGAAACGCTGTCCTGCGAGAGGACCCGCACCGGTATGGTGATGACCTGGCCGGGGTAGATGAGGTCGGGGTTGTTTATGCGCTGGTTCTCCCGCCAGATGAGCGGCCACTGGAAAGAGTCCTCCATGTTGGCGCGCGAGATGTCCCAAAGGGTGTCCCCGCGCTTGACCACGTACTGCTTGTACTCGAAATGCTCGGCCTTCACCGGGGAAACCACCCCGAGCAGGGCGCCCAGAGCCACCAACGCTGTCAGCCGACCTAGGTTCATGGCAACACTCCTTTTATGCATTCTGCCCTACATTAAACAAGGGAGGAAACGGTGTCAAGGGGACATATCACATTTTTTCTTTCGGGGAAGAAGGGAGGGGAAGGAACGAATCACCGGCGGCGCTTCCGGGCGGCCACGTCCTTGCGGCATGCCCATTTCCCGAGGGCGGCCCGGATGCGTGAGGCCAGCTCCTGGTCCTTCACCCCGAGGAGCGCCTCCTCGATGAAGGCCAGGTCATGCTCCGAAGGACGCGCACGCACGGCGGGGCCCGCGCCGGGGCCGGGCGGGGGCTTCATCCGGCCGGGACGGCCCACCTTGAGCCTTATGTCTCGGACGCCGAGGGGCTGGAGCCTGGCGAGCATCTCGGCCCTGTAGAAGCTCATCTGCTGAAGCCAGACGGGGGAGGACACCATGACCAGGAGCCGGCCGTCCTCAATGCTCGCGGGGGAGGAGTTCAGGGAGGCGGGACCGGGGAAAAGCTCTGCCCAGCGCTCCTTGACGCGGGCCAGGGCGATGCCGCTTGCAAGGCCCAGGTCGCGGGCCAGGACGAGGAGTTCCCGGTCCGCCCGTTTCACCCTCAGAGGGCCTTCTGCACCGCTCCGGACCGCAGGCACCGGGTGCAGACGTAGGC
This portion of the Nitrospirota bacterium genome encodes:
- a CDS encoding LysM peptidoglycan-binding domain-containing protein encodes the protein MNLGRLTALVALGALLGVVSPVKAEHFEYKQYVVKRGDTLWDISRANMEDSFQWPLIWRENQRINNPDLIYPGQVITIPVRVLSQDSVSVKATQEPASETGAETPAQTEAEATRKDGQDLEVTTLKPLITREALLESGYITKDVPRVGRITGAMRGETLYGTGSRIYIETDRPTEVGQKFYVIRKEAKVKHPETGKFLGWLVRVRGTVVAEEAGTKRLKARVTEAFDSIVEGDVLDDYYEVLPPFLTGEARTPQVGGYVVASKYMKRLNGQFEAVFIDKGKEDQLQEGDLLMTLFPGTDDRRNSVIQLVNVRESTSLALIKESRNEVKKGDEVSGLAR
- a CDS encoding DUF721 domain-containing protein, whose amino-acid sequence is MKRADRELLVLARDLGLASGIALARVKERWAELFPGPASLNSSPASIEDGRLLVMVSSPVWLQQMSFYRAEMLARLQPLGVRDIRLKVGRPGRMKPPPGPGAGPAVRARPSEHDLAFIEEALLGVKDQELASRIRAALGKWACRKDVAARKRRR